The following coding sequences lie in one Rutidosis leptorrhynchoides isolate AG116_Rl617_1_P2 chromosome 4, CSIRO_AGI_Rlap_v1, whole genome shotgun sequence genomic window:
- the LOC139842738 gene encoding uncharacterized protein, with protein sequence MEGRNMDYAVSAYETISDHATLSNQILWLSAVFGGIIMCKTVYELTGIISPLVYEGFIKLDKKKKLEWKNRGFSTFHAMFAAIGSLYFLVISNLFDEHGQKELIINRSSVSSDTLLGISIGYFLSDFAMIVWTYPTLGGAEYFWHHGLSLFAIVQSLISGQVQFYILIVLFTEITTPFVNLRWYLDVASKKNSTLYMLNGIAMFVGWLVARIILFIYLFYHLYTHFDQVKLVYYPLGFYTLLTIPSALALMNLFWFWKIAKGMVKTLTKLTKPHTG encoded by the exons ATGGAAGGAAGAAATATGGATTATGCTGTTTCTGCTTATGAGACTATTTCTGATCATGCTACTTTAAGTAACCAAATCTTGTGGTTGTCTGCTGTTTTTGGAGGAATTATTATGTGTAAAACT GTTTATGAATTGACGGGCATAATTAGCCCCTTGGTCTATGAAGGATTTATTAAACTTGATAAAAAGAAGAAACTTGAATGGAAAAATCG GGGCTTTTCGACGTTCCATGCAATGTTTGCTGCCATTGGTTCTCTGTACTTTTTGGTCATTTCAAATCTTTTTGACGAACACGGCCAAAAAGAATTGATTATCAATCGATCTTCTGTATCATCCGACACTCTACTTGGG ATATCCATTGGCTATTTCTTGTCAGATTTCGCGATGATTGTATGGACATATCCGACTTTAGGTGGTGCTGAATAC TTTTGGCACCATGGGCTATCGTTGTTCGCCATTGTTCAATCCCTCATAAGTGGTCAAGTTCAGTTTTATATCCTTATTGTTCTTTTTACGGAGATCACGACTCCTTTTGTGAATCTAAGATG GTATCTGGATGTTGCCAGTAAGAAGAACTCCACCCTTTACATGTTAAATGGCATTGCAATGTTCGTAGGGTGGTTG GTTGCTAGGATCATTTTGTTCATCTACCTTTTCTACCATCTCTATACACATTTTGATCAG gTGAAGCTAGTTTATTATCCATTGGGATTTTACACTTTGTTGACAATCCCATCAGCATTGGCGTTGATGAATTTGTTTTGGTTTTGGAAGATTGCAAAAGGGATGGTTAAAACTCTCACCAAGTTAACAAAGCCTCATACTGGTTAA